The following are encoded in a window of Desulfocurvus vexinensis DSM 17965 genomic DNA:
- a CDS encoding DUF4406 domain-containing protein yields the protein MKRIFVCSPFAGDIARNVKVAEALCRRVMRNGHAPFAPHLLYPTFSDDSVPEQRETGIACGLAYMECCDEVWAFTGNGISSGMRLELDRAGQLGKPIIEIAEV from the coding sequence ATGAAACGCATCTTTGTCTGCAGCCCGTTCGCGGGTGACATAGCCCGAAACGTGAAGGTCGCCGAGGCGCTTTGCCGACGGGTCATGAGAAACGGTCACGCGCCGTTCGCGCCGCACCTGTTGTATCCAACCTTTTCCGATGACAGCGTTCCCGAGCAGCGGGAGACTGGCATCGCCTGCGGCCTGGCCTACATGGAATGTTGCGACGAGGTGTGGGCGTTCACCGGCAACGGCATTTCCAGCGGCATGCGGCTGGAACTCGACCGGGCCGGACAACTGGGCAAGCCGATCATCGAGATCGCCGAGGTGTAA